In the Topomyia yanbarensis strain Yona2022 chromosome 3, ASM3024719v1, whole genome shotgun sequence genome, one interval contains:
- the LOC131691484 gene encoding zinc finger protein 728-like isoform X2 — MDQMNMSSKQRKRTEGDVCAQKFLRNRLLRLPMLTDTDERTYKCELCGKGFVRKFLLEQHMFTHTGERPYKCDICGKSFNSESSLNKHRKIHNDERPHKCEVCDKGFFRKYLLDQHMLTHTGELPYKCEICGKGFVRKFLIEQHMFTHTGERPYKCDICGKSFNSESSLNKHRKIHNDERPHKCEVCDKGFFRKYLLDQHILTHTGERPYKCEICSKGFVRKLLLEQHMLTHTGELPYKCEICGKGFVRKFLIEQHMFTHTGERACKCDICGKSFNSESSLNKHRKIHNDERPHKCEVCDKGFFQKYVLDQHILTHTGERQYKCEICSKGFFRKLLLEQHMFTHTGERPFKCDICRNSFNAKSSLNRHRKIHSDERPHKCEVCDKGFLQKYLLEQHMFAHTDERPYKCDICGKSFNAESSLNRHRKIHSDKRPHKCEVCDKEFLQKYLLEQHMLTHTGELPYKCEICGKGFVQKFWLERHMLTHTGERSYKCEICGKSFSAESSLNRHRKIHNDELPHTCEVCVAGRATSL; from the coding sequence ATGGATCAGATGAATATGTCTTCGAAACAACGGAAGCGAACCGAAGGTGACGTCTGTGCACAAAAATTTCTTCGGAATCGTCTCCTGAGGCTACCTATGTTAACCGATACTGATGAGCGGACGTACAAATGCGAGCTATGTGGCAAAGGATTCGTTCGGAAGTTTCTGCTTGAGCAACATATGTTTACTCACACTGGCGAGCGGCCGTACAAATGTGATATTTGTGGAAAATCATTTAATTCGGAGAGTAGTTTGAACAAACACAGAAAAATTCACAATGATGAACGACCGCATAAATGCGAGGTATGTGACAAAGGATTTTTTCGGAAGTATCTGCTTGATCAACATATGTTAACTCACACTGGCGAGTTGCCGTACAAATGCGAGATATGTGGCAAAGGATTCGTTCGGAAGTTTCTGATTGAGCAACATATGTTTACTCACACTGGCGAGCGGCCGTACAAATGTGATATTTGTGGAAAATCATTTAATTCGGAGAGTAGTTTGAACAAACACAGAAAAATTCACAATGATGAACGACCGCATAAATGCGAGGTATGTGACAAAGGATTTTTTCGGAAGTATCTGCTTGATCAACATATTTTAACTCACACTGGCGAGCGGCCGTACAAATGCGAGATATGCAGTAAAGGATTCGTTCGGAAGCTTCTGCTTGAGCAACATATGTTAACTCACACTGGCGAGTTGCCGTACAAATGCGAGATATGTGGCAAAGGATTCGTTCGGAAGTTTCTGATTGAGCAACATATGTTTACTCATACTGGCGAGCGGGCGTGCAAATGTGATATTTGTGGAAAATCATTTAATTCGGAGAGTAGTTTGAACAAACACAGAAAAATTCACAATGATGAGCGACCGCATAAATGCGAGGTATGTGACAAAGGATTTTTTCAGAAGTATGTGCTTGATCAACATATTTTAACTCACACTGGCGAGCGGCAGTACAAATGCGAGATATGCAGTAAAGGATTCTTTCGGAAGCTTTTGCTTGAGCAACATATGTTTACTCACACTGGCGAGCGGCCGTTCAAATGTGATATTTGTCGAAATTCATTTAATGCGAAGAGTAGTTTGAACAGACACAGAAAAATTCACAGTGATGAACGACCGCATAAATGCGAGGTATGTGACAAAGGATTTCTTCAAAAGTATCTGCTTGAGCAACATATGTTTGCTCACACTGACGAGCGGCCGTACAAATGTGATATTTGtggaaaatcatttaatgcggAGAGTAGTTTGAACAGACACAGAAAAATTCACAGTGATAAACGACCGCATAAATGCGAGGTATGTgacaaagaatttcttcaaaagTATCTGCTTGAGCAACATATGTTAACTCACACTGGCGAGTTGCCGTACAAATGCGAGATATGTGGTAAAGGATTCGTTCAGAAGTTTTGGCTTGAGCGACATATGTTAACTCACACTGGCGAGCGTTCGTACAAATGTGAAATTTGTGGAAAATCATTTAGTGCGGAGAGTAGTTTGAACAGACACAGAAAAATTCACAATGATGAACTACCGCATACATGCGAGGTATGTGTAGCTGGCCGGGCTACGTCGTTATAA
- the LOC131693473 gene encoding zinc finger protein 729-like: MEPVDGSVMTVKEIIEDTSATVREPTILSNGIDTDHDRLTLSDSQKQTDTALCGPQFNHTDEEPYICDMCGKLFNSQRKMTLHKRIHCSDRPHKCEVCGKGFLQKLTLRQHLNTHTGRRPYKCDICDKMFTLRGNLAVHKLIHGGDRPHKCEICDKQFIQQYHLKLHMLKHTGERPYNCEICNKKLLSQYTLKQHVLTHTGQQPYKCDICDKAFTRQDHLASHKLTHTGEEPYKCDICGKLFNTQSTLTGHKRIHSNDRPQKCEVCDKKFANLHYLKLHILTHTGKRPYKCEVCDKTYILEAHLNEHLLTHTSERPYKCVICGKLFNRQSSLTVHKQIHSNERSYKCEICDRKFLWQHNLKNHMLLHTGERPYKCDICGKSFYGDSALNRHKLIHSNERPHKCEICHKQFRLQSNLKKHVVIHTRKRPYKRKVCDKIFVQQDHLVSNTLPHTGEEPYKCGESYTMQSTFTLAEHIHNSDLPHKCEVCGKGYLRKHSLKRHFFTHTGEGQYKCEICNEVFARQDNLVSHKLKHTGGRSYKCDECDKSFNHKKNLVRHRLLHGEFPRKCEVCDKQFLQDHSLQRHVNTHTSARPFKCDECGKSFTQMKFLVKHNLIHSNDLAHNCEICDKKFLTKPHLRQHMLIHTGKRMFECDICSKAFNYQSTLISHKHTHSNELPYKCETCGKEFRQKHYLKRHATTHTGERPFKCDVCGKSYTQKKILIKHRLSHSNELPYKCELCDKQFLQEHFLQRHIRFHTAARPFQCDICGKAFTRKSRLLRHVFIHTGEQPYKCDICGNSFNQKDNLAKHKLIHSKVKLFAIKNFYFMELVNGFSAPVTTVKETTERISAPVHETTIPLKRIVTNSDLSTVSDALWRLRDATDTPSKQKDRADTGERPCECDLCGKSFKGKSILNRHRNFHSNERPYTCEICGKEFFQKHLLKRHVLTHTGERPYKCDICDKSFTRQSILTLHRHIHSNELPYKCGVCDKAFLQRQHLKEHAASHTSERPYKCDICGKSFKLKSVLNRHRNIHCNELSHECEICDKKFLLRQTLKKHLLNHTGERPYKCDICGKSYKEKSVLTKHKNIHSNELPHKCEICDKKFLLRQSLKRHVLNHTDERPYECDICGKSFNGKHNIIKHRHIHSNELPHKCGICPKKFLLPHHLKRHVLIHTGERPYKCDMCAKSFTRQSILNLHERIHSSELPHKCEVCGKDFLQKHQLKQHVLNHTGERPYVCDICGKSFKGTSTLNRHRNIHSNERPHNCEICGKEFLQKQHLLRHFRIHIGERPKKM, translated from the exons aTGGAGCCTGTGGACGGTTCAGTTATGACGGTAAAGGAAATTATCGAAGACACCAGTGCTACTGTGCGGGAGCCCACGATTTTATCAAATGG CATTGATACTGACCACGATCGCTTAACGTTATCGGATTCACAAAAGCAAACTGACACTGCGTTATGTGGTCCTCAATTCAATCACACAGACGAAGAGCCGTACATATGTGATATGTGTGGTAAACTATTTAATAGCCAACGGAAAATGACATTGCATAAACGCATTCACTGTAGTGACCGGCCGCATAAGTGCGAGGTATGTGGCAAAGGATTTCTACAAAAGCTTACACTGCGACAGCACTTGAATACCCACACTGGCAGGCGCCCGTACAAATGTGATATATGTGACAAAATGTTTACCCTGCGTGGTAACTTAGCTGTACACAAACTTATTCACGGGGGTGATCGTCCGCATAAATGCGAGATATGTGACAAACAATTCATTCAGCAGTATCACCTGAAGCTACATATGTTAAAGCACACTGGCGAGCGGCCATACAATTGCGAGATATGTAACAAAAAACTTCTTTCACAATATACCCTTAAGCAACATGTGTTAACTCACACTGGCCAGCAGCCGTACAAGTGTGACATATGTGACAAAGCATTCACCCGGCAGGACCACCTAGCTTCACACAAACTGACTCATACTGGCGAAGAGCCCTACAAATGTGATATATGTGGTAAGTTATTTAATACCCAGAGTACCCTAACAGGGCATAAACGCATACACAGTAATGACCGGCCGCAGAAGTGCGAGGTATGTGACAAAAAATTCGCTAACTTACATTACCTGAAGCTACATATTTTAACCCACACTGGCAAGCGACCATATAAATGCGAGGTATGTGACAAAACATACATTCTGGAGGCCCACTTAAATGAACACTTGTTAACCCACACTAGCGAGCGGCCGTACAAATGTGTTATATGCGGTAAATTATTTAACCGCCAGAGTAGTTTAACCGTACACAAACAAATTCACAGTAATGAACGGTCGTATAAGTGCGAGATATGTGACAGAAAATTCCTTTGGCAGCATAACCTAAAGAATCATATGTTACTTCACACTGGTGAGCGCCCGTACAAATGTGATATATGTGGTAAATCTTTTTATGGCGATAGCGCCTTGAATAGACACAAACTAATTCATAGTAATGAACGGCCGCATAAGTGCGAGATATGTCACAAACAATTCCGTCTGCAGTCAAACCTGAAAAAACATGTGGTTATTCACACACGCAAGCGACCGTACAAACGAAAAGTATGTGACAAAATTTTCGTCCAGCAGGATCACCTAGTTTCAAACACACTCCCTCATACTGGCGAAGAACCGTACAAATGTGGTGAATCCTACACTATGCAGAGTACCTTCACATTGGCTGAACACATTCACAATAGTGATCTACCGCATAAGTGCGAGGTATGTGGCAAAGGATATCTACGAAAACATTCCTTGAAGCGACACTTCTTCACACACACTGGTGAGGGGCAGTACAAATGTGAAATTTGTAACGAAGTATTCGCCCGGCAGGATAATTTAGTTTCACACAAACTCAAGCACACTGGCGGAAGATCGTACAAATGTGATGAATGTGACAAATCATTCAATCATAAGAAAAACTTAGTCAGGCACAGGCTCCTTCACGGTGAATTCCCACGTAAGTGCGAGGTATGTGACAAACAATTCCTTCAGGATCATTCCCTACAGCGGCACGTTAACACTCACACATCTGCGCGCCCGTTCAAATGTGATGAATGTGGCAAATCATTTACCCAGATGAAATTCTTGGTCAAGCACAATCTCATTCACAGTAATGATTTGGCACATAATTGCGAGATATGTGACAAAAAATTCCTCACTAAGCCCCATCTGAGGCAGCATATGTTAATCCACACTGGCAAGCGGATGTTCGAATGTGATATATGTAGCAAAGCATTTAACTATCAGAGTACGTTAATCTCGCACAAACATACTCACAGTAACGAACTGCCGTATAAGTGTGAGACATGTGGCAAAGAATTCCGACAGAAGCATTACCTGAAGCGACACGCTACCACTCATACTGGCGAGCGCCCGTTCAAATGTGATGTATGTGGCAAATCATATACCCAGAAGAAAATCTTGATCAAGCACAGACTCAGTCATAGTAATGAACTCCCGTATAAGTGCGAGTTATGTGACAAACAATTTCTTCAGGAGCATTTCCTGCAGCGACATATTCGCTTTCATACAGCTGCGCGCCCATTCCAATGTGATATATGTGGTAAAGCATTCACACGGAAGAGTCGCCTACTGCGACACGTTTTTATTCACACTGGTGAGCAGCCGTACAAATGTGATATATGTGGCAATTCGTTTAACCAGAAGGATAACTTGGCCAAGCACAAACTCATTCACAGTAAAGTGAAATTG TTTGCgattaaaaatttctatttcatgGAGCTTGTGAACGGATTTTCTGCCCCAGTTACAACGGTGAAGGAAACTACCGAAAGGATCAGCGCTCCTGTACACGAGACAACGATACCACTAAAAAG gattgtcACTAACAGCGATCTCTCAACAGTGTCGGATGCATTATGGAGGCTTAGAGATGCGACAGACACGCCTTCGAAGCAAAAAGATCGAGCCGACACTGGTGAGCGGCCCTGCGAATGTGATTTATGTGGCAAATCTTTTAAGGGTAAGAGTATTTTGAACAGGCACAGAAATTTTCATAGCAATGAACGGCCGTATACGTGCGAGATATGTGGCAAAGAATTCTTTCAGAAGCATCTGCTTAAGCGACATGTGTTAACTCATACTGGCGAGCGGCCGTATAAATGTGATATATGTGATAAGTCATTTACCCGTCAAAGTATCTTAACTTTGCACAGACACATTCATAGTAATGAACTGCCGTATAAGTGCGGGGTATGTGACAAAGCATTCCTTCAGAGGCAACATCTAAAGGAACATGCGGCATCCCATACTAGCGAGCGGCCGTACAAATGCGATATATGCGgcaaatcatttaagttgaagaGTGTTTTGAACAGACACAGAAATATTCATTGTAATGAACTGTCACATGAGTGCGAGATATGTGACAAAAAATTCCTTCTGCGGCAAACCCTGAAGaaacatttgttaaaccacACTGGCGAACGGCCGTACAAATGTGATATATGTGGTAAATCATATAAGGAGAAAAGTGTTTTGACCaaacacaaaaatattcacAGTAATGAACTGCCGCATAAGTGCGAGATATGCgacaaaaaatttcttttgcgACAAAGCCTGAAGCGACATGTGTTAAACCACACTGACGAGCGGCCATATGAATGTGATATATGTGGCAAATCATTTAATGGAAAGCATAACATCATCAAGCACAGACATATTCACAGTAATGAGCTGCCGCACAAGTGTGGAATATGTCCCAAGAAATTCCTTTTGCCGCATCACCTGAAGCGACATGTGTTGATCCACACAGGCGAGCGGCCGTACAAATGTGATATGTGTGCCAAATCTTTTACCCGTCAGAGTATCTTAAATTTGCATGAACGTATTCACAGCAGTGAACTACCGCATAAGTGCGAGGTATGCGGCAAAGATTTCCTTCAAAAGCATCAACTGAAGCAACATGTGCTAAACCACACTGGTGAGCGACCGTACGTGTGTGACATATGTGGCAAATCATTTAAGGGGACGAGCACTTTGAACAGGCACAGAAATATTCACAGTAATGAACGCCCGCATAATTGTGAAATATGTGGCAAAGAATTCCTTCAGAAGCAACATCTGCTGCGACACTTCCGAATACACATTGGTGAGCGACCCaagaaaatgtga
- the LOC131691484 gene encoding zinc finger protein 728-like isoform X1, producing MFIHIDNTRLMDKYSVGTNSDRSKLSDSHWEFMDQMNMSSKQRKRTEGDVCAQKFLRNRLLRLPMLTDTDERTYKCELCGKGFVRKFLLEQHMFTHTGERPYKCDICGKSFNSESSLNKHRKIHNDERPHKCEVCDKGFFRKYLLDQHMLTHTGELPYKCEICGKGFVRKFLIEQHMFTHTGERPYKCDICGKSFNSESSLNKHRKIHNDERPHKCEVCDKGFFRKYLLDQHILTHTGERPYKCEICSKGFVRKLLLEQHMLTHTGELPYKCEICGKGFVRKFLIEQHMFTHTGERACKCDICGKSFNSESSLNKHRKIHNDERPHKCEVCDKGFFQKYVLDQHILTHTGERQYKCEICSKGFFRKLLLEQHMFTHTGERPFKCDICRNSFNAKSSLNRHRKIHSDERPHKCEVCDKGFLQKYLLEQHMFAHTDERPYKCDICGKSFNAESSLNRHRKIHSDKRPHKCEVCDKEFLQKYLLEQHMLTHTGELPYKCEICGKGFVQKFWLERHMLTHTGERSYKCEICGKSFSAESSLNRHRKIHNDELPHTCEVCVAGRATSL from the exons ATGTTTATTCATATCGACAACACAAGGCTGATGGATAaatatag CGTTGGTACTAACAGCGATCGTTCAAAATTATCTGATTCACATTGGGAGTTCATGGATCAGATGAATATGTCTTCGAAACAACGGAAGCGAACCGAAGGTGACGTCTGTGCACAAAAATTTCTTCGGAATCGTCTCCTGAGGCTACCTATGTTAACCGATACTGATGAGCGGACGTACAAATGCGAGCTATGTGGCAAAGGATTCGTTCGGAAGTTTCTGCTTGAGCAACATATGTTTACTCACACTGGCGAGCGGCCGTACAAATGTGATATTTGTGGAAAATCATTTAATTCGGAGAGTAGTTTGAACAAACACAGAAAAATTCACAATGATGAACGACCGCATAAATGCGAGGTATGTGACAAAGGATTTTTTCGGAAGTATCTGCTTGATCAACATATGTTAACTCACACTGGCGAGTTGCCGTACAAATGCGAGATATGTGGCAAAGGATTCGTTCGGAAGTTTCTGATTGAGCAACATATGTTTACTCACACTGGCGAGCGGCCGTACAAATGTGATATTTGTGGAAAATCATTTAATTCGGAGAGTAGTTTGAACAAACACAGAAAAATTCACAATGATGAACGACCGCATAAATGCGAGGTATGTGACAAAGGATTTTTTCGGAAGTATCTGCTTGATCAACATATTTTAACTCACACTGGCGAGCGGCCGTACAAATGCGAGATATGCAGTAAAGGATTCGTTCGGAAGCTTCTGCTTGAGCAACATATGTTAACTCACACTGGCGAGTTGCCGTACAAATGCGAGATATGTGGCAAAGGATTCGTTCGGAAGTTTCTGATTGAGCAACATATGTTTACTCATACTGGCGAGCGGGCGTGCAAATGTGATATTTGTGGAAAATCATTTAATTCGGAGAGTAGTTTGAACAAACACAGAAAAATTCACAATGATGAGCGACCGCATAAATGCGAGGTATGTGACAAAGGATTTTTTCAGAAGTATGTGCTTGATCAACATATTTTAACTCACACTGGCGAGCGGCAGTACAAATGCGAGATATGCAGTAAAGGATTCTTTCGGAAGCTTTTGCTTGAGCAACATATGTTTACTCACACTGGCGAGCGGCCGTTCAAATGTGATATTTGTCGAAATTCATTTAATGCGAAGAGTAGTTTGAACAGACACAGAAAAATTCACAGTGATGAACGACCGCATAAATGCGAGGTATGTGACAAAGGATTTCTTCAAAAGTATCTGCTTGAGCAACATATGTTTGCTCACACTGACGAGCGGCCGTACAAATGTGATATTTGtggaaaatcatttaatgcggAGAGTAGTTTGAACAGACACAGAAAAATTCACAGTGATAAACGACCGCATAAATGCGAGGTATGTgacaaagaatttcttcaaaagTATCTGCTTGAGCAACATATGTTAACTCACACTGGCGAGTTGCCGTACAAATGCGAGATATGTGGTAAAGGATTCGTTCAGAAGTTTTGGCTTGAGCGACATATGTTAACTCACACTGGCGAGCGTTCGTACAAATGTGAAATTTGTGGAAAATCATTTAGTGCGGAGAGTAGTTTGAACAGACACAGAAAAATTCACAATGATGAACTACCGCATACATGCGAGGTATGTGTAGCTGGCCGGGCTACGTCGTTATAA
- the LOC131693492 gene encoding zinc finger protein 208-like, whose product MEIPDKPLHDNNKSRAFFHYIISNRNVKRRKSRSKISLQLLNFFNKAHRRLLNLLSPRHLLLAGSYKHITCFSRKMNMSSKQRKRTEGDVCAQKFLRNRLLRLPMLTDTDERTYKCELCGKGFVRKFLLEQHMFTHTGERPYKCDICGKSFNSESSLNKHRKIHNDERPHKCEVCDKGFFRKYLLDQHMLTHTGELPYKCEICGKGFVRKFLIEQHMFTHTGERPYKCDICGKSFNSESSLNKHRKIHNDERPHKCEVCDKGFFRKYLLDQHILTHTGERPYKCEICSKGFVRKLLLEQHMLTHTGELPYKCEICGKGFVRKFLIEQHMFTHTGERACKCDICGKSFNSESSLNKHRKIHNDERPHKCEVCDKGFFQKYVLDQHILTHTGERQYKCEICSKGFFRKLLLEQHMFTHTGERPFKCDICRNSFNAKSSLNRHRKIHSDERPHKCEVCDKGFLQKYLLEQHMFAHTDERPYKCDICGKSFNAESSLNRHRKIHSDKRPHKCEVCDKEFLQKYLLEQHMLTHTGELPYKCEICGKGFVQKFWLERHMLTHTGERSYKCEICGKSFSAESSLNRHRKIHNDELPHTCEHYFSIGTNSDRSKLSDSHWEFMDQINMSSKLRKRTEGDVCAQESLRNRLLGRPMLTDTDERPYKCEICGKGFVRKFLLEQHMFTHTGERLYKCGICGKSFNAESSLNRHRKIHSDERPHKCEVCSKRFLQKYLIEQHMLTHTGELPYKCEICGKGFVQKFWVERHMLTHSGDRPYKCDICEKSFNRQSNLSFHKKIHSNERPHKCKICG is encoded by the exons atggaaattccggacaaaccgttacacgacAATAACAAATCTAGAGctttttttcattacatcatatctaacagaaacgtcaaacggagaaaatcgcgttcaaaaatttccttgcaacttttaaatttttttaacaaagcacacagaaggctaTTAAATCTGCTATCACCTCGGCATTTACTCCTTGCAGGATCGTATAAgcatattacatgtttttcgcgaaaa ATGAATATGTCTTCGAAACAACGGAAGCGAACCGAAGGTGACGTCTGTGCACAAAAATTTCTTCGGAATCGTCTCCTGAGGCTACCTATGTTAACCGATACTGATGAGCGGACGTACAAATGCGAGCTATGTGGCAAAGGATTCGTTCGGAAGTTTCTGCTTGAGCAACATATGTTTACTCACACTGGCGAGCGGCCGTACAAATGTGATATTTGTGGAAAATCATTTAATTCGGAGAGTAGTTTGAACAAACACAGAAAAATTCACAATGATGAACGACCGCATAAATGCGAGGTATGTGACAAAGGATTTTTTCGGAAGTATCTGCTTGATCAACATATGTTAACTCACACTGGCGAGTTGCCGTACAAATGCGAGATATGTGGCAAAGGATTCGTTCGGAAGTTTCTGATTGAGCAACATATGTTTACTCACACTGGCGAGCGGCCGTACAAATGTGATATTTGTGGAAAATCATTTAATTCGGAGAGTAGTTTGAACAAACACAGAAAAATTCACAATGATGAACGACCGCATAAATGCGAGGTATGTGACAAAGGATTTTTTCGGAAGTATCTGCTTGATCAACATATTTTAACTCACACTGGCGAGCGGCCGTACAAATGCGAGATATGCAGTAAAGGATTCGTTCGGAAGCTTCTGCTTGAGCAACATATGTTAACTCACACTGGCGAGTTGCCGTACAAATGCGAGATATGTGGCAAAGGATTCGTTCGGAAGTTTCTGATTGAGCAACATATGTTTACTCATACTGGCGAGCGGGCGTGCAAATGTGATATTTGTGGAAAATCATTTAATTCGGAGAGTAGTTTGAACAAACACAGAAAAATTCACAATGATGAGCGACCGCATAAATGCGAGGTATGTGACAAAGGATTTTTTCAGAAGTATGTGCTTGATCAACATATTTTAACTCACACTGGCGAGCGGCAGTACAAATGCGAGATATGCAGTAAAGGATTCTTTCGGAAGCTTTTGCTTGAGCAACATATGTTTACTCACACTGGCGAGCGGCCGTTCAAATGTGATATTTGTCGAAATTCATTTAATGCGAAGAGTAGTTTGAACAGACACAGAAAAATTCACAGTGATGAACGACCGCATAAATGCGAGGTATGTGACAAAGGATTTCTTCAAAAGTATCTGCTTGAGCAACATATGTTTGCTCACACTGACGAGCGGCCGTACAAATGTGATATTTGtggaaaatcatttaatgcggAGAGTAGTTTGAACAGACACAGAAAAATTCACAGTGATAAACGACCGCATAAATGCGAGGTATGTgacaaagaatttcttcaaaagTATCTGCTTGAGCAACATATGTTAACTCACACTGGCGAGTTGCCGTACAAATGCGAGATATGTGGTAAAGGATTCGTTCAGAAGTTTTGGCTTGAGCGACATATGTTAACTCACACTGGCGAGCGTTCGTACAAATGTGAAATTTGTGGAAAATCATTTAGTGCGGAGAGTAGTTTGAACAGACACAGAAAAATTCACAATGATGAACTACCGCATACATGCGAG CATTATTTTAGCATTGGTACTAACAGCGATCGTTCAAAATTATCTGATTCACATTGGGAGTTCATGGATCAGATAAATATGTCTTCGAAACTACGGAAGCGAACCGAAGGTGACGTATGTGCACAAGAATCCCTTCGGAATCGTCTCCTGGGGCGACCTATGTTAACCGATACTGATGAGCGGCCGTACAAATGCGAGATATGTGGCAAAGGATTCGTACGGAAGTTTCTGCTTGAGCAACATATGTTTACTCACACTGGCGAGCGACTGTACAAATGTGGTATTTGtggaaaatcatttaatgcggAGAGTAGTTTGAACAGACACAGAAAAATTCACAGTGATGAACGACCGCATAAATGCGAGGTATGTAGCAAAAGATTTCTTCAAAAGTATCTGATTGAGCAACATATGTTAACTCACACTGGCGAGTTGCCGTACAAATGCGAGATATGTGGTAAAGGATTCGTTCAGAAGTTTTGGGTTGAGCGACATATGTTAACTCACAGTGGCGATCGGCCGTATAAATGTGATATATGTGAAAAATCATTTAACCGTCAGAGTAATTTAAGTTTTCACAAAAAGATACACAGTAATGAACGACCGCATAAATGTAAGATATGTGGCTAa
- the LOC131691490 gene encoding zinc finger protein 728-like, producing the protein MSAKQRKRTDSELRGQERPHNCEVCDKKFPRQHQLKKHALTHTGERPFKCEICGKSFIMKCDLIRHRKVHSSERSHKCEICDKIFLLQSNLKIHVLTHTGERPYECDICGKSFIQMGHLVSHKLIHSNERPHTCKVCGKGFRQKNGLKKHVISHTGARPFECNICGKSFAQSSTLSRHNFIHNKERTHKCEICDEKFFQPHQLEKHVVTHTQDGPYKCEICGASFTQNSNLLTHRFIHSNYRQHKCEICDKKFFQKSNLQNHVLTHTGERPYKCNMCDKMFTRHAYLAFHKLTHGDDGPRKCEICDEKFLQQHHLQSHMLTHTDKRPHKCDICSKSFKHKGSLAKHKLIHSKGPSTMTTEMQYATICNALA; encoded by the coding sequence ATGTCTGCTAAGCAACGGAAGCGAACCGACAGTGAGCTGCGAGGACAAGAACGGCCGCATAATTGTGAGGTATGTGATAAAAAATTCCCTCGGCAGCATCAGCTAAAGAAACATGCGTTAACCCACACCGGTGAGCGGCCGTTTAAATGTGAAATATGCGGAAAATCATTTATCATGAAGTGTGACTTGATCAGGCACAGAAAAGTTCACAGTAGTGAACGGTCGCATAAGTGCGAGATATGTGACAAGATTTTCCTTCTGCAGTCAAACCTGAAGATTCATGTGTTAACTCACACTGGAGAGCGACCGTACGAATGTGATATATGTGGCAAATCATTTATCCAGATGGGTCACTTGGTCAGTCATAAACTCATTCACAGTAATGAACGGCCGCATACGTGCAAGGTATGTGGCAAAGGATTCCGTCAGAAGAATGGCCTGAAGAAACATGTGATCAGTCACACTGGCGCGCGACCGTTCGAATGTAATATTTGTGGCAAATCATTTGCCCAGAGTTCTACCTTGTCCCGGCACAATTTCATTCACAATAAAGAACGGACGCATAAGTGCGAGATATGTGATGAAAAATTTTTTCAGCCGCATCAACTGGAGAAACATGTGGTAACCCACACTCAGGACGGGCCTTACAAATGTGAGATATGTGGCGCATCATTCACCCAGAATAGTAACTTGCTCACTCATAGATTCATTCACAGTAATTACCGCCAGCATAAGTGCGAGATATGCGACAAAAAATTCTTCCAGAAGTCTAACCTGCAGAACCATGTGTTAACCCACACTGGTGAGCGCCCGTATAAATGTAATatgtgtgacaaaatgttcacaCGACATGCTTACTTAGCTTTTCACAAACTTACTCACGGTGATGATGGTCCTCGGAAGTGCGAGATATGTGACGAAAAATTCCTTCAGCAGCACCACCTGCAGTCACATATGTTAACCCATACTGACAAGCGGCCGCACAAATGTGATATATGTAGCAAATCATTCAAACACAAGGGCAGTTTGGCTAAacacaaactcattcatagtaaAGGACCGAGCACAATGACAACGGAAATGCAGTATGCTACAATTTGCAATGCTTTGGCATAA